The Colletotrichum higginsianum IMI 349063 chromosome 12, whole genome shotgun sequence genome contains the following window.
TTTTCGGGCTTGAGTTTCGTCGTGGCCTGGATCTCTTCAAGGAGCTCCTCGGTCGTGATTTCCAGCTCAGTGTTGGTGAGCAGGCAGTGTCTGGTGTAAGGGACGTTTGCGATATAGGCCCGGATCCAGGTGTCGCGCTGCTCGACCGCCTGTGCCTggagaagggcagcaatcTGTTCTCTGTTCTCTAGCAGGACTTTTGCCCCATCTGCTGACGATGGTAGGAGTGCTAATCCTGTCTTGACATGGTCGATCCCCTTGagggcttctcgagcttgggGACTTAGCTTTTCACGAACGAACGCGTAGATGTCGTAGGCTCTCTCGTTGCGGAGCGGGCTTTCAGGTGGCAGACGTGCGAAGATGCGAAGGTCTTTTGAAGCCGCCCGGTTTGCGGCTTGTTTTGCTGGGGTTGTTTCATGCAGTTGTCTGGTAAGTGGCTGGCTTGCCACCATCGCGTAGGACCGAACTTGGGGCGGCTGGTTCTGGGCTGTGTGTAAGGGATGCCCTTGGAGACTCTGGGCAGACTCGCTGGGTCCTGTGCTAACAGCATGCATGGACCTTGCTAGACCACGTTGGTGCCGGTCTGAACgctgcttctcttcctgAAGCTCTTTCTCCAAGGATTCGATCTTCATCAAACAGTCTTTCAGGAACTGTTCCCTTTCGGCGTCCCGTCGTAGGAGATCCTGGACGAGGTTTGAGAGCTTGTTGATCTCGTCTTTAAGCTCCGCATTGTCTTGGTAGCTGACTTGCTCAACCACTCTGACCTTTGCGGTCGGTTTCCGGACACGTCCAGACCGTCGAGATGTACTGGCGTCCCCGTGAACCGTGATCGATGGCCCTGCGTCTAGAgagacggccatgatggtgaAATTCAGCTCACGTGGGCTGATGATGAGAAATGATAGTGCGGTGGGCCGGAGCCCTCTATGATCTTAACAGCTACTAACAGTGGATACTTTGTGAAGAGAAAGTTCGCGAAAGGTCAAACATGTGCCTGGATTTGTAATGTAGTCGCGGTCGGGTGATCCGCTCGCTTATCAACCACGTTATTGCTAGTAGATGTAAGGATAAGTAAGGTAGGTTGCGTAGTAGGTAGTTATCTTAGCTAGTAAAAAAATAGGGTCCTATTAGGTAAGCCTGCGCTAGGCTTAGGTGACGGCTGGGAGAATGACAGACTTGCCTGGTGTGGAGTGCGGGGGTTTGGCCCCGACCGCTGGTCCATCACTCCTGCGCAACACTGGCTGGTATACATCCCGCGGCACGCCGCGTACTcacgatgctgctgccggaCCAACTCCTAGGCATCTACGGCCAGTATAAGCAGGATACAGACTCGGTCGTCCGATGGCTTGCCTCGACTGCCAAGGCCCACGCTCTCAGGTCTTGAGGGCCAGGCACCGAAGAGCGGACGGCTGAAGGGCAAGGACAGGATCAAGGCTCGCGGTGACGGCAGAGCAAAGAAGGGCCCCACGCCGGTAGAGAAGAAGACTACAAGGTACGTGGTTGCCATCAAGGACTTCCTACCACTGGCCAACTTCGTCGCTGATTGCCGGGATCCGGCTGTTTCGGTGCCCGATGCCTTTTTCACCACGATTGACCGCCTTATTGACCTGCGGTCCGGATTCCGAAGGAGGTTAAGCGATTACGGACTGGAACCGGACGACAAGTCTGACGAGCGGCATCAATACTTCGTCGCCGTTCTCAAGGCGGTCAGGGAAGCGTTGCGGCCGCGGGCGGCTGCTGCAACGGTACCTACAGAGGCGGATAACGCTGCCGACACCGGCCGTACTGCGCCTAAGGAGTCGTCTGATGATCTTAGCAACCGTTTTGCTGCTCTGTCTGTCGAAGAGCCGTCGCAGGCCTTCCTCGACGCGTTCCGCAATGCGCCCCATGCAAGGCCGGAACCGCGCGGGAAGGACCCGGTGTCGTACGAAGCAGAACCCCAGACGTCCCTTGAGGATGTTTTCTTTGCCTTTACGGTGCTGGTGAACGACCTGAGCAGGATCCGGTCTCGGATCGAGTGGATCTGGTCAGAACACCGCAACGGCATCTTCGAtcttgccgctgctgctgtcgctACCAACACGGCCATCTCTGTCGCTCGCGGGTGGATAGAAGACATCTCTCCTCTTTTGGGCGCGCAAGACGGAGGCCTCGAGGGTATCCTCAACACATTCTATTTTATGGCCTGCCGCCGGAATGGGTTTGCAGTCGAACAGGTCTACCTCGCCGACAGCAGGGACAACTTTAACTATGATACTTACGACGTGGCTGACGGGTGCTACGTCGTCGCCTTCCGACTATTGCAGGGCTTTGCCGCCGTCCTGAACCCCCGCGATCTTCCGATCATCAAGGAGGGCATGTTTGGCAAATACAACCCCAATAGCGACCGTGCCTCGAAGACGGGCCGGGAAAAGTTCCAGGAGGACACCATCCTCCTCATGGAATTTTTCACCGAACTCATTACCGTCGTTCGACTGATCCCTGGCTACCCGGTTGAGGACGAGTTTCTGCGGGAGATGAGGAGATTTGACAAGACGCCTGTCATCTCTCTTTCGCTTGTGTTTACAGCCCAGGTCTTTCTAGACATCCACCACACGATGCGTGCCGCGACACGACGGAGCTTTGAGGCTATGGTCAAGGAGACCAGTGTGATGGATAATTCGCTAGGGAGCCACCTAGAGTTTCACAAACACTTGAAGATCAACAACTGGCCTGCTTCGAACGACCACGCGCTGCGGGAGCTCAGTCGTCTGATCCAGTGGATGGCTAAGGACCCGGTGCACGGCGCCAAGGCGAGGGTTAGCATAGGCTTAGGAATGCCTGTGCCCCCGGAGATGGAGGTCCATCGCATCATGATCTACTCGCCCTTGCTGAGCggtctcttcctcttccgtCTCCGCACCGAGATGTACGACATTGGCCTGGCCGTCGCTAATGCCTGGGGTTCCGTCACGTACACCGCCCACCTGTATCATGCCTTGCGAGGGAGCCGCCTGCTAGACGGCCTGTGGCCTGATATGGAGGTTATGCTTACCCTGCTTGGTGACTCTGGTATCTGGGTGGGGGGCGAGCGCCCGGGGACGAGCATGGACTCCCACCGGattcgccgccggccccaGCTCCcgctctccccccccccccccgtaTCCGTtcctcgcctccgtcgcccCTGCCGCCCCCTACCACGCCCTCTCGCACACCGTCTGCGGGATCCCGCACAGCCAGCAGCACGCGAACCTGTCGAACCGCACCTTGGCCCGCCACTGAAGGAACCGCCCGGCCTCCAGTCGCCTACAGTTCGCCTGCCCGTGTACGAACGACGTTCACTTCCACGTCAGCCTCTTCCCGTCACACCACGCCGTTACAACACGCCATGTAGCAGACCGAGCACTTGCCCTCTACCTCCGTCAGCCACCCCTGGAGCTCCCTTGACAGCGCCTGCCTCGCTATCGTGTCCCGTGCCACCTGGCTGACCGCCTCTGCTtcttccccgtcgtcgtcgctctcgccgccgccacctgtcacttcttcctcttcacccCCTGACTATAAGCAGAGATCCCACGCCTGCGGCCCGAGCTGGGAGCAGTCCTTGTCGTCCCCGTCCATGAACCTTCCAAGCACCGCTCGTCGGCACACCGATTTCTGCATGAAGCTCTCCATTCTTTCCCGGTCTAGCTGCTGGACGTCGCTGGCGAACAGGTCTTTCTGTGCCCCCCTTCTCCGCCTGGGACGATAATGACGGACTCGACCGTCTTTCCCTCGGCCCGTCCGCTGCGCGAAGTCCACGAGCCCGTACGGCGTCTCGGCGTGGAAGACTGCCACGATGCCTCGGACGTCTACTTCTGACCCGATccccgtcgttgctgccatCCAACGGCTCTCTGACTGCCCCTTTGACCACCTCCTGAGCGCCTTCCGTCGCGCGTCTACGCTGAGGGTCTCTTCGTGGCCGCAAGCGGGCTGTACCCAAGAAAGGTTCCGAGGGCAAGTTACCAAACAAGAAGTGTTAATGAGGTATTATGCCGCTAGCACTAGTCTGCAAGAGCAACATGCCTTTACGTGAAACCTTAAGTCAGCGCTGTAGCAAACATCAACACAAAGCTAGAGGTCAGTCCTAAGTTGCCTATTTGTCCCGGCAAAGTTTGTAACGTCCTGCGAAaatgccgacgacgagacggatAGAACAAAACCACATTCTAGAAGAAAAAGCACTAAACAGACCTGTTACGATTGAGCGCCTAAAATTTTACAGATTACGGACACCTTGGTACCTATTCGGCTCTTTTCACAAAGCAGAATTAAGTGACCCTTCAACGTGCTAGCCATCTACTGGACCTGAGCAAAAGCTCACGCACTTAGTGATTGGACGACTTGAAAAAGTTGGAGCATTGGATTTTATGGATTGAGCCTAGTGAAAGGCGACAATGGTCGAAATACACGACCAGACAGACACCTAGTAATTTAGAAAGAcgtttttcttttttcctttttgcAAGACGTTAACATAAAGTCAACACAAATTTAAGAGGGTAAGATGTTGTTTGACAAATTGTATCCATACATTGAAGGTCCGCAATGTAGTCGGGCTGCCCAAGGCCCTAGTAAAAAGCGTCATAGAACGCCGCGACGGCTCAGGTCGTTGTAGCTTGAAAACTTTTGATGATCTCGACCATTTGCATCACAGGCTTGTATCGCACTGTTGAATGCGTGGTTGGCCTCAAAGACTGCCGGATTTACGGGTGCTGTTGCGTTCGTGGTCCAATTCTTTTACAGTTTAGAAGCCATGAAACGGTAGTAGGCAAGACAGTTCCAGTCTTTGTTGTATTGGCCCTTGGAGAGCGCGATCCACTTTTCGCCTGCAGAACAGTCAGCACGATTCACCTAATTTAAGACGTGAACTTGCCATTTCTCATGACTCTGTCAATGTTGCCTTTGGAAGAGGTTGTAGTACCTCCATAATCGATACTGCATGGTGTAGGTTTAGTCCCTATCCAGTAAGGCCGTTGATGATTTATAGCCGACAGAATACATACCGTTGCATACGCTTCACTTCATCCCAGTCATGGGATGTCTGAGTCCAGGAGTTGGGGTTGTCTGCCAGACGTCTTACGTGCAAGTAGCTAGCCGTAAATTTATTCTGGCGAAAGGCGGTTTTGCCGATGATGAGACCCACGTGGAGGCAGCCTGTCTGATCGATAGTGTACTGTTGACTCGGTGTCATACCCTTTTGACCAGGGTATGCCTTGTTACAGGACATAAAGTAGTAGTGTGTGTTGTGGCGAAGAGTGCCGACGACCTTCTCAGCCTCTGTCCAAGCTGCGCTCGAATCGCGAGACAGGATTCCATCTTTGTCGTAAACAACGCTACCCGTTGCGGCCAAGTGACCCGGTGCACGGACTGATATGGCATTGTTGAGTTTTGGTACCGCAAGGCCAGCCACAGTGACGCAGGATGACAGGAGATATAAAAATCTCATCTTGTTCAAGGAGACGCGAGCTTGAGAAATGAGTGAAGGTAAAAGGAGCAAATTCGAACAACTGCGAGTTACCAGGTTTTAAATACCATACTTAGTTGTCAATCAGCAATCTGAGGAACTTCTGATGCCCAGCATCAGTCGGTTCAGATAGTGTTCAGCTATCGGCGATTCCGCTACATGAGAACCTTAAGTTAGACTCCACATCGGTGTAGCCGATGATATGGTAGACACTTGATGTAACCATGTTGCTCGACCTGCGAAAGGAGCTAATCGCAGCTTTACGAAAGGCTGAAGATAGAAAAGCGGGTAGCGACAAGGGATTGAGAGTGAAAGGTGCATAATTCTATCGGCTCTATGACCACGTAAGGACTCAGTCAAGATGCTAAGTCTGACTCGAATATAATTGCGTGAATTTGTGCGAGATTCAGCGCAGAAAGGACCAGGGCAGGTCGGTAGGCAGGTAAGAAGAATAGGTTGAAGAACGAATTTGTCAACAACTCATGCTTGCGACTATCTCAattgttttcttcttttcgtTGGATTTCTCCTATTCTTTCTTAGTTTGCTTTAAGAGGGAAGCTGTATTATCACGCAGTCGTGCAAGCGTTGCAGCAGAACGTATCTTCTAACTAGCCAGCAAAGGGTTGTTCATGACTGTCTCAATAGGTCACGTCCTCAATGGGACTTTCAGATCCTTCGTCTCTTTTGACTTATTGATGGGTTGGAGGCAGGCTTAGGGCAGCTTGTATTCGAGCCCATTCAATCAGACAACTTTATCATACAAGAGCCTCTGTTGGTCTTGAACAAGCGATACCACTTGCTTGACTGCTCTGCATTCAACATTACAGTGTTAATCACGCACAAAATTTCATATGCAGCGTTTTCTAAATAGGTTAACTGTTTGCAATCGCTTCGAGGGCGTTCGAGACGTCGTTGCCGGGTTGTGATGTCATTAGGGTCTTGTTTTGCGATTGGTAAGTTTTGGTCATGATTCGGCAGAAAACAACAAAGGAACGAGAGACCGAAGTGTCGAGGGTTGCACGGAAGTCGGTGCGGTACGTTCTTCTATAGGATGCGAAGTGGTGAAGTGGAGAGAGACAGCATCGAATAAACGACTCAGTACCGACACGTTGATAGGTAAGATCCGAGCACGAAGTGGACGAGCGGGCCACAAGAGGTGAGGGTTAGTGCTGGAATGGTGGGCAAGAATAGGACAGGCACAGAGGGAAACGGAAGGTTTAGTCAGAGATCTGCCGATCCGGGTACTATCCTACTTGACTGTTTTTATATGTTGGCGCTGAAGTCATCCCTAGCGCTACCCCCGGCTTCGACCCCTGAATTCCTGTCTCTGTTAAGTGGTATGTTTGGTGCTGGTGTCCCAACTCTTTTCAGAGGCATTTCAATACGCCTCCCATTGCAACCGACGTAGCACACTGCTTCCCCTAACACTTTAGTTGAGGTCTGGATACTTGAGCGACGCTAAATCATTGCACTAGATGAATAATACATAAGACAATGTGGCGAGCGTAACGCGTCTGTGGGCAGCTTATGAGCTTTATTTATACCGGACGTCACGCGAGGCGGATCGCCTGACAAAAGTTCGTCTGAATTATTAAGAGTACAATTTTAGGGACTTGTAAGTATGGCTACAGCCACTCCGTAgcgaaaagaaggacagttTTAAATAGACTTGGCTTTTTCTCCGCGCTTGAGCTAATGGCATCCGTAATTTTCAGTTCTATCATGATGCATATTAAGACGTGGTATCGCTATGAAATTTACAGACTTCCTGTGCTTACCACTGCTTACACCGGATTTATAACCCTAATTTTCCGTAAGTTTGAGCGCTCCCAAAACGTTGAGTTCATCACCTGTGTGTATAATCTCGGCATCCCCGAGTCTGCTATGCATCTCCTTGGCACTGTGCACCTTACTCTAGGAGTCATGACTCTTCTTAAAGCGAAAGACCCTGCAAAGGCGACCGAGGGTTTTAACAGCATCAAGTCTATGATTCCTACGAAATCGGTCAAGATCTCGCTGTGTAGCCTGCAGACCTTTCCCAGCACTAATGCATGCCATTCCGCCTTCCTGTTTGCACGCACCGCAAGCCTCGACTACGACTTGGATGCTCTTTGCTACAGATTTAGGCAAGTTATTATCTAGGACGAACCAACGAAACTTCAACCTTGAAGACCAACATATTGAACGTCGGAAAGATAGTGTTGGCAAATATACTAGGCATCCGTATATACGGCGAGGTGAAGCAACGAATACTTATTATGTTAGTCTACTTATGATGTTACTTGATGAGTGGAATAAAATAGGAGGCTATTGCTACGGCCGTCAGAGGCCGATATGTAGCCTTCCGAGCACACGAGTTATccggccggcggccggaCAGCTAATGTTCTGACGGATGGGATTAAAGACAAGTAGGGCGTGGGCCGTCGTCTGCTCGACTGTGGATCTAACAACGTTCTCAGGGCAGGGCAGCGTTCTCATAACGGAGCCGTGGTCGTGCATACCCGCTATTTTGAGGAGGCCCAGAGCGCCTCGTTGTTTCTTCGGTGCTTCCTTGCGTAGAGTGTTCTTCGCCCTTCTTGCACCGTCTGCTCACGCGCTAGCGAGTGCAGGCCTGATGTCTACACGGAGGTATTCCGCCGTGCTTTGTGGCAGTATAGGCAGGAAGACACGTCAAATGTGAGTGAGAAAGGTGGAGGGTAACAGATAAACGATCACGGACATGACTAATTGCTAACGAGCTATATTCGAGCTTTTATGTAGGTAAAAACCCTGTCTAGCTACACGGGCCTTAACGTTATCCCTTCCGCCTACCACCGCCCTTGACGGTGTGTCTCGCAAAGCTTAAGCTGCCACTTCGACCCCTGCCACCGCCCCGACAAATCGACGAATGGCGGCCGAAAACGAGTTACCATGCGTTAGAGGGCGCTGTGACGTACTAGGCCCTGGCGATCAAGCCCGCGCACATcctctcgacgagctcgaaggTGTTGCCTAAGGCGTTGGTATCGGCCAAGTTCTTACGGAATGGCCTGATGCCGTCGATGTAGTGCTTCCTGTTGGTCCTGATCTTGGAGAAGGCGTCCCGGATCTCCTTGACGGACACGTAGTCCGGTTTGGAGAGCGCGGAATAGGGGATCTGCGGcaggccgatgccgacgcccaTCTTTTCCAGCCGCCGTGCGAAGTACGTCTGATCAGCAGCGTAGTCCGTCGGCAGGATGATTTGGGGGACACCGGCGGCGATCGCGTCCGTCATggagccgacgccgccgtgggTCAGGACCAGAGACATTTCCGGGAACAACGTGGCCCACGACGTTTCGCCGACGAAGAGATGGAAGACGCGTCCGTTATGAGTGATACGTCGGAAGCTAGACTCTGAGCGTTTGACGTTGTGCAGAATGATGAAGCTCCAGTCGGTGAGGGCGGCCAGCTCCTGCTTGGCGACTTCGAAGAATGCTGGGAAGGCATGGTCCTTATCGAACTGGCGTTCCTTcatgcccatgcccatgTAGAAGATGGGACGTTTACCCTGTTTGTCGATCCATGAGTACACCTCGCCCTGGCGACTCGGCTTGGCGGTACTGGACCGGGCCGACAGTCGCGGAAGCTTCCCAACCATCGCCGCTCCTACGGCACTGGGGGACGAGCTGTCCCAGATTTCGGGCTGCTGTGCGTAGATCCGGATGTGATTGGGCTTGATGTCCTTCTTCGTGAGGGCGGTGGAGCGGATGCCTGGCAAGTAGAAGACTTGGAGCTCGACCAGAATCCGGTCGCGGGCCGGTGCGGTCAGCTGCTGGATCTGGCGTCGCTGATCAGGTGTGGTGGCGGAAGGGGGGATGAAGTGGCTTGCGACGATGAGGTCGGGCTTCCATCCGTGAAGGATGgactccatcttcttcatgaACATGGCAACGGCCTGGTCGCGCCGGGGCGGGTTCACTTTCGAAGCCCACTCATGATTGTCGTTCGCGAATTTCGCCTTCAAGCCATCGGGGAAGAAATCTCGGTAGCTATCCCCGAGGACAATGGCGTGCTTTACGTCAAAGATGGCCGGTCTGTCGAGCATGCCTTGAAGTACCGACGAGAGAAGGGGAACATCGCCGTTACTCCCGCCGtagatgatgaagaagaccTCGATTTTTCCTTTGTTTCTGCCGCGAGCCTGAAGCCCCCTTTGTAGCTGAGTCTCGACGGTTTTCAAGGCCGTGGATGGGCCGGGGATCTTGCTACccgggacgccggcgaggatctCGATCACCTCTCTGACCTGAGACTCTGCGGCGGTCGATGGGTGCTGGATATCTCTGGTCAACAACCACTCGGCCGCAGCACTGCTGTTCCAAGCTTCTGCTGGAGGAGCAGCGTCTCTTTGGACAAGCCCAGCCGCGGTGGTAGGAAGAgagccggcgatgagggcAAGGGCAAAGATAATCGAAAGCGCGCGCAGCGAGTGGCACACCTGACGAGCGGCTGGGAATGCGAAACCCATGTCTCCGAAAGTAGACAGTTTGCGTGGAAACAATATTCAGAAGAAGCACCAAGAtaagagaagagggagaggcgcAAGACGAGAGTTCCTCGAGGCGTATCCGAACTCGAACTTCTCTGTACTGTTCAGGGCTGCAGATATAGCACAACATGATTATATATCTAGAAGTTTTCACATCCCATTATGCTAGGCGACAGGGCTGAAATACTAGCGGGACCGAGAGAAACGGGCAAGACGTTCAACCTCCTCTTCTCTCAACCAGACAAAAGCACGCAACAGGGTGACATGGGCGGGCGTTTGCAAATGCCCCTTCCCCGCCAGCCGTATCAAAGCGGCCTGCGGACAACACCGGTGTGCTGGACCCCCAGGGTCCACCTCCTATAGAAGGCTTCGGCAGGGCCGGAGTGCTACAGGCCCAGGCACTGCtcaggcgccgccggcgcgccTCCCCTCCATGCTCTCTTCTTAATAACCGTATCTGCAGTGTGCTTGCTTGCCAAGCCCTTAGTTAGCCAGCCCCCTCTGCTCTCGTAGTTGAATGCATCGTGATGTGGGGCTACCCGATTTGCAACTTGGGTGGTCGGCGGAGCCGGCACTTCGTAGAAAAGGCCCACTGAATGCTAGTCCAGCGAACGCTCGGCTGATCGAAGCAATGCAACATGCCAAGATGGAAATCGCCGTTGATAATAGAAACCAATATGGAGGAGGGCTACTGCTCGGATGTTTCCGTCAGACGATCTAGATAGGCTCTCTCTCAGCTCTCGGAGACACCGCCGTTAGCCTTTTGCTCAGGTCCACTGCTCAGTGCAGGGGTTGGGCTTGATAGTATTCTTGGACCTCTCGAAAATGAATTCAGTCGACAAACTCCGGCTCCATTCTCTGAGGAAGAGCTTGCTTAGACAACGTCGTGCTTCAACTGTATATAGCTTCTCTTTCCTACGCACGCACAGCCTGCATCATCTGTTCGACGCACTCACTAGCTACTCTGCAATCCTTAAGGTCAAAGGCATTGCTTTCTTGTAACATCCTTCTTACATTCTCTTTATTGATCCCTACTGCGCCTCGCGTATCGGATTCTTTTACTATGCACTGGTCCCTGGCCACTTTGTCCTGGCTCCTGGTcgcttcggcctcggctaTACCTCTCGCGACGCAACACAGTCATGGCCTCACCTCTCTGGCTCAGACGAAAAGGGCCGCCACCGATGTTTCTCTTCCTGAATggaacgacgtcgaggacgacaacgacggcggagCGCACGTTCAACTGCCGAACAATGGTTCACTAGTCGGCCGAGACATCAAGAAAGGTTGGTACAGCCGAGAAGAGGCGGCGATGCTTCAGAAGGAGTCTGAAGTCGACGTCAACTTCTTCAACCTCTTGGACACCCTTGACTcgctcggccagcttctggACCGAAACAGAATCCCCTGGGCCATCGCTGGCGGCCTTGCCTTGAAGATTCACGGACAACCCCATCGTTACACCAGTGATATCGACATCGTCGTTCAAACCACTATGCCCAAGCTACAGACCGCGTTAAGCAAAGACAAGAAATTCATCGTTCCTGGGGCGGGGTGGCCGAGCGATGCTCACCTACGGGTCTACCACAACCAAGGAAGTACAGCAAAGCCCAAGTACATCGAGGTCGACATGATCATTGCTGGTAAGCCTTTTTTCTGCTGCTACCTTGGTTATTCATGGATGCTTACGTCCGGCTCAGGGAAGCTTACCACACCCGAAAATCTGAGGGCCAACTCGAAGGACTTCCAAAAGgagaccaaggccaagaagccgcTTACTATCCACGTGATGCGACTCGGCAAGATCTTCAAGTCGAAGGTCTACGCTTTGGCCGCGGACCATCGTAACAAGGACGACAAGGACATGAAGGATATCAGCTGGATTATCGAGAAGACCCCTGGAGCACTCGTCAACGTTCAACAAGACTTGACATACGACCTGCGGCAGCTGGTGATCATGCACCTCGTGCGCTTAAGATCACCCTTGCTTAACAAGGCCAGAGAACTTCTCGGTGTCGACGCTGGCGCACGTCTCCATTCTGTGCCACCTCCGCAGATCGTCGGAGTGCCGCCCGATCAACAACCGGGCTTTGTCAGCTGGCTGTTCGATGGTACCCCTGGCCACACAGTATGGGGCTAGATGCAGCAGAACCAGAATCATCAAGCGAATGGCACTTGTACGGTAGTATCGGGACCTCACCTTAGGAGGATTCTCTTTCTATCCAGAAATACACCGATCGTTCGTTTGACTTCTCCGTCTGCCAACGTTGAGCGAGAGACTAGTGGGACATGGTCTAGAAGGGTGCGTAAGCAACAGCGTGAGGACGCGTGAGACGGACGGGGGACGTAAACGACGCTAGGGACTTTTGCTTATCCCAAACCTACTCTAAATGGCTTAAAAACGAACTCTCTCCGCTGCTACCTCTGCCTTGGCCATGAAAGCTCGGATGGCATAATCAGGCTGCCTTGGAGAGGCATCAACCCTTCTTGGCCTGATGCCATGTCTGACTAATACAGGCCCCCCTTTTAGTTTGCCCCTATGTCGCTAATCGCGCTGTTGGAATCTGATTTCAAGAGCCCAAACCCTGCATGTTGGGCTAGAGACAATTCTTTGACCTCACTTTAAACCAAACCACACCCGAACCAGGCCATTCGGTCTGAGGAAATCACTCTTAAGTATGCACAGGAGGGTTTATACTCTCTTCGTCAGGCGTCCTTTATGTTTCTGCAGAGGAGGCCGGAGAAGGAATCAAGAAGAGTTAGAGACCACATCAGGCTAGAGCGTCTTAAACCGCAATCTCTAGTGTCTATTACGCCGTTAAAGACAAGCAGCCGCATTCTACTTTGTTGTACCACCCTCTGTTTAAAGAAGAGCCGACGAAATGAAAAATAACCCAGCATCGACCCTAAGCCTACTATGATGGCTTAGGGAAGTTCAGAAGGCCTAGCTGctgctttctctctctctctctcttctttgcGGCACTGTTTGTTTGGTCTCGGTTAGTCCGAAGTACAGACGAAGAAAGCACACGAACCCCGGCCCGCTGGTATCCACTTGCGTAGCGATCAGTAACGGATGGTTCTACTTTTAGAATATTTTGCAAACGTTTACAAATGCTAGCCTACTTTAATTATTCTAGGTTTTGCCTTGAGAGTTACGGGCAAGTGCGCATCACTCTAGTCGCCCAAGAACAGTGACAGACGAGGGCTGTTGCATAAGCCACAAACGGCACGGAAGGTTGTTCCTTTAACCTGGGAAACCCTACAACGCCTGAATGGCAAGATTCTCTGAACGAGAACTCTAACTAATAGGCATCTGGTGTTGAGATCTCCACGGTCCCGCCGAACGGTGAGAGTCCAAAACAGAAGAACCTAGCTAGGCGCCCGGCgaccggcgacgccgccggttGTATGCCCCCGCTATGTGGAGCTGTCGTGTTGAGAAATGGTCCATGTGTCGGAGACACGGTTTGGAACCACTCGGCGGtcgcgctcctcgtcgaccggATGCCTCCGCGCTGCTTACTGAGGGGTTACCAAGACGTTGTATCCCAATCCAGGTCGGAAAGACCCCCACCTTCGAATGCGAGCTGGCCTTAGTAGTCACTTAGAAGCGATGTGCCAGGTCGTCAGGCCGATCGTTCGGATTGGCGAGACATCACTGCTAGCATGCCGCGCCGGCTTAGT
Protein-coding sequences here:
- a CDS encoding EC51a protein yields the protein MRFLYLLSSCVTVAGLAVPKLNNAISVRAPGHLAATGSVVYDKDGILSRDSSAAWTEAEKVVGTLRHNTHYYFMSCNKAYPGQKGMTPSQQYTIDQTGCLHVGLIIGKTAFRQNKFTASYLHVRRLADNPNSWTQTSHDWDEVKRMQRIDYGGTTTSSKGNIDRVMRNGKFTS
- a CDS encoding UDP-N-acetylglucosamine transferase subunit ALG13, whose translation is MGFAFPAARQVCHSLRALSIIFALALIAGSLPTTAAGLVQRDAAPPAEAWNSSAAAEWLLTRDIQHPSTAAESQVREVIEILAGVPGSKIPGPSTALKTVETQLQRGLQARGRNKGKIEVFFIIYGGSNGDVPLLSSVLQGMLDRPAIFDVKHAIVLGDSYRDFFPDGLKAKFANDNHEWASKVNPPRRDQAVAMFMKKMESILHGWKPDLIVASHFIPPSATTPDQRRQIQQLTAPARDRILVELQVFYLPGIRSTALTKKDIKPNHIRIYAQQPEIWDSSSPSAVGAAMVGKLPRLSARSSTAKPSRQGEVYSWIDKQGKRPIFYMGMGMKERQFDKDHAFPAFFEVAKQELAALTDWSFIILHNVKRSESSFRRITHNGRVFHLFVGETSWATLFPEMSLVLTHGGVGSMTDAIAAGVPQIILPTDYAADQTYFARRLEKMGVGIGLPQIPYSALSKPDYVSVKEIRDAFSKIRTNRKHYIDGIRPFRKNLADTNALGNTFELVERMCAGLIARA
- a CDS encoding Ank-repeat protein mbp1; this encodes MLLPDQLLGIYGQYKQDTDSVAPKSGRLKGKDRIKARGDGRAKKGPTPVEKKTTRYVVAIKDFLPLANFVADCRDPAVSVPDAFFTTIDRLIDLRSGFRRRLSDYGLEPDDKSDERHQYFVAVLKAVREALRPRAAAATVPTEADNAADTGRTAPKESSDDLSNRFAALSVEEPSQAFLDAFRNAPHARPEPRGKDPVSYEAEPQTSLEDVFFAFTVLVNDLSRIRSRIEWIWSEHRNGIFDLAAAAVATNTAISVARGWIEDISPLLGAQDGGLEGILNTFYFMACRRNGFAVEQVYLADSRDNFNYDTYDVADGCYVVAFRLLQGFAAVLNPRDLPIIKEGMFGKYNPNSDRASKTGREKFQEDTILLMEFFTELITVVRLIPGYPVEDEFLREMRRFDKTPVISLSLVFTAQVFLDIHHTMRAATRRSFEAMVKETSVMDNSLGSHLEFHKHLKINNWPASNDHALRELSRLIQWMAKDPVHGAKARVSIGLGMPVPPEMEVHRIMIYSPLLSGLFLFRLRTEMYDIGLAVANAWGSVTYTAHLRPVA